The following are encoded in a window of Amaranthus tricolor cultivar Red isolate AtriRed21 chromosome 2, ASM2621246v1, whole genome shotgun sequence genomic DNA:
- the LOC130805449 gene encoding uncharacterized protein LOC130805449, with the protein MILGTSRNPKERPWTVRVFPGEKGIHNHPFFMYIDGQIRVNRMTVDIRQHIRDLSATGMQPAFIMSSIRRNFPRFYASMNQIYNERQSIRREEMDGRTPLQHCLYMATEHNYVVWRDLDSEDQLTRLLIANPTSIQMLRSWPHVVLIDTTYKTNKQKWPLCEIIGMTPTNHNFLVALCLMRDEAAVSYSWVLERLRDIYGTVQTPDVIVTDRDEGLSAAIHAVFPDVRHLLCVWHIGNDVENMVDKLCGGKKNQQGQLFRQTKWNPLVNSMTIADFENRWEGIVSTWSNGALYLDDIHPFRKTLKYLDAEEDANEEVRGRGSRSSSRGRSSGRSSSRSHQSSVGINFSFNLSDGAAGRDFSLFPWPDHIPFILPPYLFDWIDVIGDGNCGFRAIAATELGGEEAWPLLRRAMSLEMETHREQYARLYLSADSVEEAIFRVGAHNKGPAPYAHWLEVTTLYSAATFLNIAIVYYGSADGHPMISLWSRMCNIQRQQHNNTAEDAVNLDSP; encoded by the exons atgattttaggaactagtcgtaacccaaaggaaagaccttggacggttagagtgtttcctggtgaaaaaggaatacataaccacccgttcttcatgtacatagatggtcaaataagagtaaataggatgactgtggatatcaggcagcacatacgagatctaagtgcaactggcatgcaaccagcatttataatgtcttcaattagaagaaattttcctcgtttttatgctagtatgaatcaaatttacaatgagaGACAGTCAatcaggagagaagagatggatggtaggactcctcttcaacactgtctgtatatggccacggagcataattatgtagtttggagggacttggatagtgaggatcagttgactagattattgattgcgaatccaacttctatccagatgctacgttcgtggccccatgttgtgttgatagacacaacgtacaaaacgaataagcaaaagtggcccctttgcgaaatcattggaatgacgccaacgaatcataatttcttggttgcattatgtttgatgcgagatgaggcggctgtgtcttattcttgggtgttggagaggttgagggatatttacgggACAGTCCAGACGCCGGAtgtaatcgtaacggatcgggatgagggtttgtctgcagctattcatgctgtctttccag atgtacgacatctattatgcgtatggcatattggcaatgacgtggagaacatggtcgataaattgtgtggcggcaagaaaaatcaacagggccagttattcaggcaaacaaaatggaaccccttaGTTAACAGTATGACGATCGCCGATtttgaaaacagatgggaagggattgtgtccacttg GTCTaatggtgctttgtacttggacgatatacatcCGTTTCGGAAAACGTTAAAGTATTTAGATGCAGAAGAAGACGCCAACGAAgaagtacg GGGTCGCGGATCAAGATCATCATCACGCGGGAGATCCAGTGGTAGATCAAGCAGCCGGTCGCATCAatcgtcagttggaattaacttcagtttcaacttatcag atggtgcagcaggtcgtgatttttcactttttccgtgGCCAGATCACATTCCATTTATTCTTCCGCCATatctgtttgattggattgatgttataggtgacggtaattgtggatttagagctattgccgccacagagttagggggtgaggaagcatggcctctgttacgacgtgcaatgagtttggaaatggaaacGCATAGAGAACAATATGCACGCTTATATTTATCAGCTGATTCGGTGGAGGAAGCTATATTCAGAGTTGGTGCCCACAATAAAGGACCTGCTCCGTACGCTCACTGGTTGGAAGTGACAACACTGTATTCTGCAGCAACATTTTTAAACATAGCAATTGTGTATTATGGCTCTGCGGATGGTCATCCAAT GATATCACTTTGGAGTAGAATGTGCAACATACAACGACAACAGCATAATAACACCGCCGAAGACGCGGTGAATTTAGATTCTCCATAg
- the LOC130805451 gene encoding uncharacterized protein LOC130805451, with translation MAAFDGTSCPQEHLTAYKNLMLLYTTNSSLWCKFFPTTLTGVALTWYISLPGGSIHNFAQLEGKFLGHFIASRRQEKSNFHLLSVTQLEGESISSYLKKFHEAVLEVTDLEESAMKQCQSYVTASEICQAHDPKRRKFEKKDVGPPHQSSRRREEHSSRREKNYMPRHPTPPSDMGPPRARHVYVTEGETRTRNLGDGGNDPMFNRNRRDIFFTVRDQLSAPPPLANEGKLSRFLNRRDYDAGREGERRPWQQKRRSPKRNEARRESSDTQGTINMIFGGYTEEYPTIRAAKNSVHTLLKGPPMAASKGPVMKFDATTSQPLQQPHTDPLVVTLKIGQMKIKAAIFPHQLLLQFETDNGQVGILKGDQVTARQCLVNTLKRGSSETPAKRKREDNVPAVMSVYKENLSTHSGHHC, from the exons ATGGCTGCTTTCGATGGCACGTCATGCCCGCAGGAGCACCTGACGGCGTATAagaatcttatgttgttgtataccACCAACTCATCGTTATGGTGTAAGTTCTTTCCAACTACCCTTACAGGAGTAGCTTTAACGTGGTACATCTCCCTTCCCGGAGGAAGcatccacaactttgcccaGCTAGAGGGCAAGTTCTTGGGCCACTTTATAGCctcaagaaggcaggagaaatcaaacttccacctgcTTAGTGTCACTCAATTGGAAGGAGAGTCCATATCCTCATATCTTAAGAAGTTCCATGAGGCAGTGCTGGAAGTGACTGATCTGGAGGAGTCG gccatgaaacaatgccaaagttATGTCACGGCGTCAGAGATATGTCAAGCACATGATCCGAAAAggcgaaaatttgagaaaaaagatgTCGGGCCCCCCCATCAATCCTCACGAAGGAGGGAGGAGCATTCTTCGAGGAGAGAGAAGAATTACATGCCGCGTCATCCTACGCCGCCGTCTgatatgggacctccacgagcCCGACACGTATATGTTACAGAAGGAGAAACTAGGACGCGGAATCTGGGAGATGGAGGGAACGACCCCATGTTCAATCGAAACAGGAGGGACATCTTCTTCACTGTTCGAGATCAGTTGTCAGCTCCACCTCCA TTGGCTAACGAGGGAAAACTGTCCAGGTTCCTCAACAGGAGAGATTATGATGCTGGAAGAGAAGGGGAAAGGAGGCCATGGCAACAGAAACGCCGATCCCCCAAGAGGAACGAAGCCAGACGCGAAAGTTCCGACactcaaggaactatcaacatgatttttgggggaTACACTGAGGAATATCCCACTATCCGCGCGGCAAAAAACAGCGTCCACACTTTGCTGAAAGGACCTCCCATGGCCGCATCTAAGGGACCGGTCATGAagttcgatgccacgacctcccaacCGCTGCAACAACCCCATACCGATCCCCTGGTGGTCACTCTTAAAatcgggcaaatgaaa ATCAAGGCAGCAATCTTTCCCCATCAACTCTTGCTGCAATTCGAGACAGATAATGGACAAGTTGGCATTCTCAAGGGAGACCAAGTGACGGCTCGCCAATGCCTCGTCAACACCCTGAAGCGCGGGTCCTCCGAGACACctgcaaaaagaaaaagggaagacAATGTCCCagctgtcatgagcgtgtacaAGGAAAATCTCAGCACACATAGTGGCCACCATTGctga
- the LOC130805450 gene encoding protein MAIN-LIKE 1-like, which produces MRPHPVVTVTADQADIAWGAVTLAHMYRQLGMATRTGCKTIAGCLTLLQTWIYEYFPAFRPHPRQADMPNKTRAEMWSPPKPIRELSRLIDCRSILDAMTEAQVEWTPYLTYDRSLLNEHPRTSYIGGITCFDIVEVYLPERTVRQLGFAQEIPSAPLRPTQALRLAQGSYSVTFASSCEGPAAAFGAADNRVEYVSVPNYFAAEFPTRLAPLLRMPAIAQMTPRERDAADMYLEDLRELFSEWQECRGRSP; this is translated from the exons atgcgTCCTCACCCTGTTGTTACTGTTACCGCTGATCAGGCTGAcattgcttggggtgcagtgacgcttgctcacatgtatcgccaactgggtatggcgacaaggactgggtgcaagactattgctggttgcctgacactgttgcagacatggatttacgagtacttcccagccttccgcccccatccGCGTCAAGCTGACATGCCGAACAAGACAAGGGCAGAGATGTGGTCCCCGCCGAAGCCAATCCGCGAGCTGAGCAGACTGATAGACTGTAGGAGCATACTGGATGCCATGACAGAGgcacag GTGGAGTGGACTCCGTACTTGACTTATGATAGGTCtttattgaacgagcacccacgTACCTCCTATATCGGTGGTATCACCTGTTTCGATATCGTGGAGGTCtatttgcctgagaggacagtgAGGCAGCTCGGTTTTGCACAGGAGATTCCCTCGGCTCCGctgagacctacccaagctcTGCGACTAGCACAGGGCTCCTACTCAGTTACATTCGCTTCTTCTT GTGAAGGACCTGCTGCTGCGTTTGGTGCTGCGGATAACAGAGTCGAATATGTTAGTGTTCCtaattat TTTGCTGCTGAATTTCCAACTCGACTTGCACCATTGCTCAGGATGCCAGCTATTGCTCAAATGACGCCTCGGGAAAGAGATGCTGCTGATATGTATTTAGAGGATCTTAGAGAGTTGTTTTCCGAATGGCAAGAGTGTAGAGGGCGCAGCCCCTAA
- the LOC130805448 gene encoding uncharacterized protein LOC130805448 → MSFSKFNFASSTSSSSSSDEQNELINNMVDDAFQYAIPPIVSTLQPRVRTKKKYRIQRDHSKCHSQLFNDYFAENPTNSSRLFRRKFRMTKHVFLQIMEAVSNNDPWFTTNIDATGRKGLSALQKCTAALRMLAYVVAADQVDEYLRISESTARKVLTHFTKGIINQFGQHYLRKPTPQDLTRLLAFSEERGFPGMIGSVDCMHWEWKNCPAAWRGQYQGRAVDLFEGWAPPVNFTVNGNQYGMAYYLTNGIYPKWATFIQSITDPQTAKARLFAQHQEAARKDVEQAFGIWKDERDTYTHYVDGREFMGDRPKGPSEGTSGLNDDFEYYTDRIADINRYLANKDDVEDRQTHLSLKADLVENIWCILVSLCFPLSPLSPPFSVAFCSLSLFSRLFSEPVATLLKGLATLPVNWCLGGGHPELVN, encoded by the exons ATGAGTTTTTCTAAGTTTAATTTTGCCTCATCCActtcaagttcttcatcttctgatGAACAGAATGAACTAATAAATAATATGGTTGATGATGCCTTTCAATACGCTATTCCTCCTATTGTTTCAACACTACAACCAAGggtgagaaccaaaaaaaaatatcgaATTCAAAGAGACCATTCAAAATGTCATTCCCAACTATTTAATGACTATTTTGCTGAAAATCCTACAAATTCTTCTCGATTGTTTCGACGTAAGTTTAGGATGACGAAACATGTATTTTTACAGATAATGGAAGCTGTCTCCAACAACGATCCATGGTTCACTACCAACATTGATGCAACTGGTAGAAAAGGTCTAAGTGCTTTACAAAAGTGTACTGCAGCTCTTCGTATGCTAGCATACGTGGTGGCTGCTGATCAGGTTGATGAGTACCTCCGAATTAGCGAAAGCACAGCACGAAAAGTACTCACTCATTTCACAAAGGGAATAATCAACCAATTTGGGCAACATTATTTGAGAAAACCAACACCACAAGATTTGACGAGATTATTGGCCTTTAGTGAAGAACGAGGATTCCCTGGCATGATTGGTAGTGTTGATTGCATGCATTGGGAGTGGAAGAATTGCCCAGCAGCATGGAGAGGGCAATATCAAGGCCGAGCTG ttgatttgtttgaaggatggGCACCACCTGTCAATTTCACGGTGAATGGAAATCAATACGGCATGGCTTACTATCTCACTAATGGCATTTATCCTAAATGGGCTACTTTTATTCAGTCTATTACTGATCCACAAACAGCAAAAGCAAGGTTATTTGCCCAACATCAAGAAGCAGCAAGAAAGGATGTGGAGCAAGCATTTGGGATT TGGAAAGATGAAAGAGATACATATACACACTATGTTGATGGTAGAGAGTTCATGGGAGATCGCCCAAAAGGTCCATCGGAAGGTACAAGTGGATTAAATGATGACTTTGAGTATTACACAGATAGAATTGCTGATATCAACCGTTACTTGGCAAATAAGGATGATGTTGAAGATCGACAAACACATTTATCTTTAAAAGCTGACTTGGTTGAAAATATCTG GTGTATTTTGGTAAGTTTATGCTTCCCCCTTTCCCCATTATCTCCTCCCTTCTCTGTTGCGTTCTGCTCCCTCTCCCTTTTTTCACGTCTTTTTTCTGAACCTGTTGCGACACTCCTAAAGGGGTTGGCCACACTGCCGGTTAACTGGTGCCTCGGTGGCGGTCACCCAGAGCTGGTGAACTGA